A region of the Microbacterium sp. SL75 genome:
CGCACCCCCGCGGCATGATCGGCGTATGCCTTCAGCAAGCACCCCGGCCCACACGGGCGCCCTCGTATGACCACGGCCACGGATGGACCGCGGATGACGTCCACTTCACCCGATCACGAACCCACCCGCCCCTTGATGAGCATCCGACGTTCGATTCCGCAGGACTGGGACGAGCAGGTCGACCTGTTCGCGATCGTCAAGCTCGACAGCGGTGGGTTCGTGCGCGGATGGAATCTCGGCGCCGAACGCATCAAGGGGTACAGCGAGGACGACATCCTCGGTTCGCACTTCTCGCGTTTCTACCGCGAGGAGGACCGACGCCGCGGCAAGCCCGACCAGTTGCTGGCCGCAGCCCAGCGAGACGGCCACGTCGAGGACACCGGCTGGCGCGTCCGTCGCGACGGCAGCGAGTTCTGGGCGCGCGTGACGATCTCCGCCATCCGTAACGAGCACGGCCAGGTTCGGGGCTTCGTCAAGATCGTGCGCGACCTGACCGCCGAGAAGCAGGCCGCCGACGAGCGTCTGGCCCTGCAGCGCACCTTCGCGCATGATCTGCTCTCGCCGGTCACCGCCCTGCGCGGCTATCTCGACCTCATCGGCGAGGAGCTGCCCCCCGACCACCGACTCCTGCATCTTGCGGGAGAAGCGAGCGACCACCTCATCGCGATGGCGCAGGCCCTCATGGCCGA
Encoded here:
- a CDS encoding PAS domain-containing sensor histidine kinase, whose protein sequence is MTSTSPDHEPTRPLMSIRRSIPQDWDEQVDLFAIVKLDSGGFVRGWNLGAERIKGYSEDDILGSHFSRFYREEDRRRGKPDQLLAAAQRDGHVEDTGWRVRRDGSEFWARVTISAIRNEHGQVRGFVKIVRDLTAEKQAADERLALQRTFAHDLLSPVTALRGYLDLIGEELPPDHRLLHLAGEASDHLIAMAQALMAEVDTAGQRGRSRASLDFIARGAVSLVLPGDAPGRVVFGQMDAVTVWGDVLGLRRAIANVLENAAKYSDDLIEIEAFETDEGAAIRVRDHGRGIHPEDLASITHEGNRGRFADPGDGGRGIGLASVQRIVSEHGGTLRITSVLGEGTSVTITLPRADDERD